Below is a genomic region from Telmatobacter sp. DSM 110680.
TAGCCCAATCTAGGTTTGTTTCCCTTCCCATGCACTGCGATAATTCCTTGCACTGGGTTGTAATCACTCGTATCAAGAGATATGACTTCCGCCCGCCTCAGTCCCAAGCCGTAAAGCAATCCGACGATAGCGCCATCTCGAATCCCAGCGGGTGAAGTATCCCGATGGCATGCATCGAATACCTTCTGCAATTCTTCATTGCCGAGCGCCCGTCCGGATGGTTCGGATTCGCCATGAACAGAAGCTAAATCGGTGGCTTTGGCCAAATCGTCATATGGCATCAGTCCCATTCGCCAGCATTCCTTCAATACTCCACGTAGGGCAGCAAGTAGTCGTTTGGCCGTGTTGGGTGCATATCGTTTCACAAGCCAATTTCGGACTGCAGATGTGTCTTGATATCGAAGAGTAGCCCAGTCGGTTTCATCGGCATCGAAAACACCCTCTGATAGAAACCCTGCAATGGCATTCAGGGCTTGCCGTTGCCCCCGACGTGAACCTTCAGCCAATCTGGCTAGGTAAGCCTCAACTGGATTCGGTTGGGGCCGTGTCACTGCCCCCGGTGCCCCTGAATGGGTGGGAACTAAGAATGGTGTAGCCATGAATCCCCCTTAGAAATAGCTTTCCAGAATGTGCTTTCGCGTCAGTTATGCATAAAATGCCCGAATCGCCCTCAAACTTCACCTCTCAGGACAATAGAAAGCCCCGAGAACGGTTGCGTCTCGGGGCTTCGACTAAGATTTGCAATTTTCAGGCTTCGGTTGGTTGAACGGGCTTGCCTGCCTCCGGCGTGACAACGGTCACCTTGGTTGCCTTCTTAACCGATGCCTTTGGCTTCTGAACCTTGGATTTGGTCGTCGGCTTCTTTGCCTGCTTGGTTGCCGTGGGCTTCGGCTTGAGTTCCTTTTCCGTATGGGGCTTAGAACGCCGTTTGAATCGAACCAATTTGCCATCTATTTTGATGCCCTTGTTCATTGCAACCGAACACTTGGCACGAACACTTTTCGTGGGGTCGTCGCCGGCGGGGTTGTAATGAGCATCGAGCGATTTTGAGATTTCCTCGTACGAACAACCTCTGTCCCACATGGTTTTCAATTTCGTCCAGTTGAACGGCACCCGCTTCACACTTTCCTTTGTTGCTGTCTTCCCCATTGCTCTCCTTTTGCTGGTATCCCAGCCGAACTTAGCAATGAGTGCGTGACAATCGGATGCCGCCCTCAATGGACACCTAACTAGCGAAGTTCACCCTGATGAACAATCTACTTTGACAAAGGTGCGAGCGATGCTTGCATTTGAGAGGTTCACGTCTCATGTACGCCTCGGATTCATGCATCACGATGGCAATGCTGGTTGGCAATTAAGGTATTAGCCATTGCTCCGGTGATGGTCGTCACCGTAAACGTGCTTGCCGCGAAGCAGAATCGCCCTTTCCACGAAAAACAGAGATGCAACATGCTCTGCAGCGCACCTGTGTGAGAGAACGGACAGTGTTGTTCGTT
It encodes:
- a CDS encoding tyrosine-type recombinase/integrase, producing MAEGSRRGQRQALNAIAGFLSEGVFDADETDWATLRYQDTSAVRNWLVKRYAPNTAKRLLAALRGVLKECWRMGLMPYDDLAKATDLASVHGESEPSGRALGNEELQKVFDACHRDTSPAGIRDGAIVGLLYGLGLRRAEVISLDTSDYNPVQGIIAVHGKGNKPRLGYALEQVQVLLDAWLNVRGEGDGPMFSPINKGGALATGRFTPQGLALVVKKRAAEAEIGTFSCHDLRRTFITNLLDSGVDLFTVQRLAGHKNISTTGIYDRRGEQAKIKAVQLIAMPTTDMR